From the Montipora capricornis isolate CH-2021 chromosome 2, ASM3666992v2, whole genome shotgun sequence genome, one window contains:
- the LOC138038125 gene encoding uncharacterized protein isoform X3 gives MSHLPVRMSACDKVDRCANGAVCQSGYTDKGYRCVCPAGGNFANCQQDIDECVTRMYNCCKDAVCNNTKGSYTCSCKPGYFGDGYNCTDIDECFLGNHTCSSDANCINTNGSYNCTCKAEYVGDGRNCSVQVRMAWFPLNATFNTSEINNRVSPGFSKNVTLAKGPDGREGGSYEFQHGGGLIKFSNNQSGYLDMRYSVTILYWLYHLEFNSSQKDNYLIIYRNGTGKGLRIFDYRKSDESQKRIIKLTYGKQHNITLRHQYEIQALNSWRFLGTTYNRSSGEAKFWVNGTATETKNIGKDFELGTQYPLKIRSHNFKGRITQLRIYNCPLTQEQIQKIKGQFKTPQSGGESETIRLTEASISGDSSTHGLDISSTPSTSIKTSTSAQPPSQVGQTVKKDAAKTEGGSTG, from the exons ATGTCGCATCTGCCTGTCCGAATG AGTGCCTGTGATAAGGTAGATCGCTGTGCCAACGGAGCTGTTTGCCAATCTGGATATACAGACAAAGGATATCGCTGTGTTTGTCCTGCAGGAGGGAACTTTGCCAATTGTCAACAAG ATATCGACGAATGCGTGACACGAATGTACAATTGCTGTAAAGATGCAGTGTGTAACAACACCAAAGGATCGTATACTTGCTCGTGTAAACCAGGATACTTTGGTGATGGATACAATTGTACCG ATATTGATGAGTGTTTCCTTGGAAATCACACCTGTAGCTCTGACGCAAATTGCATCAACACCAATGGTTCATATAATTGCACTTGTAAGGCAGAGTATGTTGGAGACGGACGAAACTGCTCCG TTCAAGTTCGAATGGCCTGGTTCCCACTCAACGCTACGTTCAATACCTCGGAAATCAACAACCGTGTTTCCCCAGGTTTTTCAAAAAATGTGACCCTTGCAAAAGGCCCTGACggcagagaaggaggctcctaCGAATTTCAGCATGGCGGCGGTCTAATCAAGTTTTCTAACAACCAGAGCGGATATTTAGACATGCGCTATTCAGTGACAATTCTGTATTGGTTGTACCATTTGGAATTTAACAGCAGTCAAAAGGACAATTATCTGATAATCTACAGGAATGGAACAGGGAAGGGGCTGAGAATATTTGATTATCGAAAATCTGACGAGTCCCAGAAGCGTATCATCAAATTAACATATGGTAAACAACATAACATCACCCTTCGGCATCAGTATGAAATTCAAGCTTTAAACAGTTGGAGATTTCTTGGAACGACGTATAATCGTTCGTCTGGCGAAGCCAAGTTCTGGGTTAATGGAACCGCGACTGAGACGAAAAACATTGGGAAAGATTTTGAACTGGGGACACAATACCCGCTTAAAATAAGAAGCCATAATTTCAAAGGAAGAATCACGCAGCTGCGAATATACAATTGTCCATTGACCCAGGAACAAATACAGAAGATAAAAGGGCAATTCAAGACCCCACAGAGTGGAGGTGAGAGTGAAACAATACGTCTTACTGAAGCAAGCATATCAG GAGATTCTTCCACGCATGGTCTTGACATTTCAAGTACGCCAAGCACCTCAATCAAGACAAGCACATCAGCACAGCCACCTTCTCAAGTAGGCCAAACGGTTAAAAAAGACGCAGCCAAAACAGAAGGAGGCAGCACTGGCTAA
- the LOC138038125 gene encoding uncharacterized protein isoform X2 yields MGTPPIVQFIITSAFVSLHVASACPNDDCRELVFPSFFFFAHKLLVKHNITTIQVCDLEECKWRCYQDPNCVSVNIHTHKNNEGLYRCELNNATHLRHGPEFLDAVDYFYHGADSACDKVDRCANGAVCQSGYTDKGYRCVCPAGGNFANCQQDIDECVTRMYNCCKDAVCNNTKGSYTCSCKPGYFGDGYNCTDIDECFLGNHTCSSDANCINTNGSYNCTCKAEYVGDGRNCSVQVRMAWFPLNATFNTSEINNRVSPGFSKNVTLAKGPDGREGGSYEFQHGGGLIKFSNNQSGYLDMRYSVTILYWLYHLEFNSSQKDNYLIIYRNGTGKGLRIFDYRKSDESQKRIIKLTYGKQHNITLRHQYEIQALNSWRFLGTTYNRSSGEAKFWVNGTATETKNIGKDFELGTQYPLKIRSHNFKGRITQLRIYNCPLTQEQIQKIKGQFKTPQSGGDSSTHGLDISSTPSTSIKTSTSAQPPSQVGQTVKKDAAKTEGGSTG; encoded by the exons ATGGGGACTCCTCCTATAGTGCAGTTTATCATCACCTCAGCTTTCGTTTCGCTCCATGTCGCATCTGCCTGTCCGAATG ATGATTGTCGGGAACTTGTCTTCCCATCGTTTTTTTTCTTCGCCCACAAACTGCTGGTGAAACATAACATTACTACTATCCAAGTCTGCGATTTAGAAGAATGCAAGTGGCGATGCTATCAAGACCCTAATTGCGTTAGTGTTAATATTCATACCCACAAAAATAACGAGGGACTTTACAGATGTGAGCTGAACAACGCCACTCATCTTAGACATGGTCCAGAGTTTCTGGACGCAGTGGATTACTTCTATCATGGAGCAGAC AGTGCCTGTGATAAGGTAGATCGCTGTGCCAACGGAGCTGTTTGCCAATCTGGATATACAGACAAAGGATATCGCTGTGTTTGTCCTGCAGGAGGGAACTTTGCCAATTGTCAACAAG ATATCGACGAATGCGTGACACGAATGTACAATTGCTGTAAAGATGCAGTGTGTAACAACACCAAAGGATCGTATACTTGCTCGTGTAAACCAGGATACTTTGGTGATGGATACAATTGTACCG ATATTGATGAGTGTTTCCTTGGAAATCACACCTGTAGCTCTGACGCAAATTGCATCAACACCAATGGTTCATATAATTGCACTTGTAAGGCAGAGTATGTTGGAGACGGACGAAACTGCTCCG TTCAAGTTCGAATGGCCTGGTTCCCACTCAACGCTACGTTCAATACCTCGGAAATCAACAACCGTGTTTCCCCAGGTTTTTCAAAAAATGTGACCCTTGCAAAAGGCCCTGACggcagagaaggaggctcctaCGAATTTCAGCATGGCGGCGGTCTAATCAAGTTTTCTAACAACCAGAGCGGATATTTAGACATGCGCTATTCAGTGACAATTCTGTATTGGTTGTACCATTTGGAATTTAACAGCAGTCAAAAGGACAATTATCTGATAATCTACAGGAATGGAACAGGGAAGGGGCTGAGAATATTTGATTATCGAAAATCTGACGAGTCCCAGAAGCGTATCATCAAATTAACATATGGTAAACAACATAACATCACCCTTCGGCATCAGTATGAAATTCAAGCTTTAAACAGTTGGAGATTTCTTGGAACGACGTATAATCGTTCGTCTGGCGAAGCCAAGTTCTGGGTTAATGGAACCGCGACTGAGACGAAAAACATTGGGAAAGATTTTGAACTGGGGACACAATACCCGCTTAAAATAAGAAGCCATAATTTCAAAGGAAGAATCACGCAGCTGCGAATATACAATTGTCCATTGACCCAGGAACAAATACAGAAGATAAAAGGGCAATTCAAGACCCCACAGAGTGGAG GAGATTCTTCCACGCATGGTCTTGACATTTCAAGTACGCCAAGCACCTCAATCAAGACAAGCACATCAGCACAGCCACCTTCTCAAGTAGGCCAAACGGTTAAAAAAGACGCAGCCAAAACAGAAGGAGGCAGCACTGGCTAA
- the LOC138038125 gene encoding uncharacterized protein isoform X1 has protein sequence MGTPPIVQFIITSAFVSLHVASACPNDDCRELVFPSFFFFAHKLLVKHNITTIQVCDLEECKWRCYQDPNCVSVNIHTHKNNEGLYRCELNNATHLRHGPEFLDAVDYFYHGADSACDKVDRCANGAVCQSGYTDKGYRCVCPAGGNFANCQQDIDECVTRMYNCCKDAVCNNTKGSYTCSCKPGYFGDGYNCTDIDECFLGNHTCSSDANCINTNGSYNCTCKAEYVGDGRNCSVQVRMAWFPLNATFNTSEINNRVSPGFSKNVTLAKGPDGREGGSYEFQHGGGLIKFSNNQSGYLDMRYSVTILYWLYHLEFNSSQKDNYLIIYRNGTGKGLRIFDYRKSDESQKRIIKLTYGKQHNITLRHQYEIQALNSWRFLGTTYNRSSGEAKFWVNGTATETKNIGKDFELGTQYPLKIRSHNFKGRITQLRIYNCPLTQEQIQKIKGQFKTPQSGGESETIRLTEASISGDSSTHGLDISSTPSTSIKTSTSAQPPSQVGQTVKKDAAKTEGGSTG, from the exons ATGGGGACTCCTCCTATAGTGCAGTTTATCATCACCTCAGCTTTCGTTTCGCTCCATGTCGCATCTGCCTGTCCGAATG ATGATTGTCGGGAACTTGTCTTCCCATCGTTTTTTTTCTTCGCCCACAAACTGCTGGTGAAACATAACATTACTACTATCCAAGTCTGCGATTTAGAAGAATGCAAGTGGCGATGCTATCAAGACCCTAATTGCGTTAGTGTTAATATTCATACCCACAAAAATAACGAGGGACTTTACAGATGTGAGCTGAACAACGCCACTCATCTTAGACATGGTCCAGAGTTTCTGGACGCAGTGGATTACTTCTATCATGGAGCAGAC AGTGCCTGTGATAAGGTAGATCGCTGTGCCAACGGAGCTGTTTGCCAATCTGGATATACAGACAAAGGATATCGCTGTGTTTGTCCTGCAGGAGGGAACTTTGCCAATTGTCAACAAG ATATCGACGAATGCGTGACACGAATGTACAATTGCTGTAAAGATGCAGTGTGTAACAACACCAAAGGATCGTATACTTGCTCGTGTAAACCAGGATACTTTGGTGATGGATACAATTGTACCG ATATTGATGAGTGTTTCCTTGGAAATCACACCTGTAGCTCTGACGCAAATTGCATCAACACCAATGGTTCATATAATTGCACTTGTAAGGCAGAGTATGTTGGAGACGGACGAAACTGCTCCG TTCAAGTTCGAATGGCCTGGTTCCCACTCAACGCTACGTTCAATACCTCGGAAATCAACAACCGTGTTTCCCCAGGTTTTTCAAAAAATGTGACCCTTGCAAAAGGCCCTGACggcagagaaggaggctcctaCGAATTTCAGCATGGCGGCGGTCTAATCAAGTTTTCTAACAACCAGAGCGGATATTTAGACATGCGCTATTCAGTGACAATTCTGTATTGGTTGTACCATTTGGAATTTAACAGCAGTCAAAAGGACAATTATCTGATAATCTACAGGAATGGAACAGGGAAGGGGCTGAGAATATTTGATTATCGAAAATCTGACGAGTCCCAGAAGCGTATCATCAAATTAACATATGGTAAACAACATAACATCACCCTTCGGCATCAGTATGAAATTCAAGCTTTAAACAGTTGGAGATTTCTTGGAACGACGTATAATCGTTCGTCTGGCGAAGCCAAGTTCTGGGTTAATGGAACCGCGACTGAGACGAAAAACATTGGGAAAGATTTTGAACTGGGGACACAATACCCGCTTAAAATAAGAAGCCATAATTTCAAAGGAAGAATCACGCAGCTGCGAATATACAATTGTCCATTGACCCAGGAACAAATACAGAAGATAAAAGGGCAATTCAAGACCCCACAGAGTGGAGGTGAGAGTGAAACAATACGTCTTACTGAAGCAAGCATATCAG GAGATTCTTCCACGCATGGTCTTGACATTTCAAGTACGCCAAGCACCTCAATCAAGACAAGCACATCAGCACAGCCACCTTCTCAAGTAGGCCAAACGGTTAAAAAAGACGCAGCCAAAACAGAAGGAGGCAGCACTGGCTAA